From the Quercus lobata isolate SW786 chromosome 6, ValleyOak3.0 Primary Assembly, whole genome shotgun sequence genome, one window contains:
- the LOC115950751 gene encoding RING-H2 finger protein ATL78-like: protein MSDSKLTPTQLFQDFLGDFYSRRLLYHNPLYQAPATASPPVPGHSPELSGSNTVDNSFDTNVVMVLSVLLCALICSLGLNSIIRCALSCSRLVASDSSGDDSARTANTGVKKKALKTFPTVSYSAELNLPGLDTECVICLSDFTAGDRVRLLPKCHHGFHVRCIDKWLSSHSSCPKCRHCLIETCQKIVGCSQASSSEPPPPVHESTVSIAPLEPEGLICNYRGLP from the coding sequence ATGTCTGATTCTAAACTCACACCTACTCAGCTCTTCCAAGACTTTTTGGGAGATTTCTATTCAAGGAGACTGCTCTATCACAACCCTCTTTACCAAGCACCAGCTACAGCATCTCCTCCAGTCCCTGGACATAGCCCTGAGTTATCAGGAAGCAACACTGTTGACAATAGCTTTGATACAAATGTTGTCATGGTCCTCTCAGTTCTTTTATGTGCCTTGATTTGCTCCCTTGGCTTAAATTCTATCATTAGGTGTGCCTTAAGTTGCTCAAGGTTAGTAGCTTCTGATTCAAGTGGAGACGACTCAGCTAGGACAGCCAATACTGGGGTCAAGAAAAAGGCCCTCAAGACTTTCCCAACAGTTAGTTACTCAGCTGAGCTGAACCTGCCAGGATTGGACACCGAGTGTGTGATATGCCTATCAGATTTCACAGCCGGTGATCGTGTTCGCCTTCTACCAAAGTGCCACCATGGATTCCATGTCCGGTGCATCGATAAGTGGCTAAGTTCACACTCATCATGCCCAAAATGTAGGCACTGCCTGATTGAGACCTGCCAAAAGATCGTCGGCTGCAGCCAGGCTAGCTCATCAGAACCACCTCCACCAGTGCATGAAAGCACTGTAAGCATAGCACCACTGGAACCGGAAGGTTTGATATGTAATTATAGGGGACTTCCGTAG